A region of Piscinibacter gummiphilus DNA encodes the following proteins:
- a CDS encoding restriction endonuclease subunit S: MRSESGDSGSGTPTAALKTLATKIRSGATPRGGSSSYLGRRDRYTLVRSQNVLDHAFTEEGLANISDSQASELEGAELQPDDVLLNITGDGTTFGRSCLVPTRVLPACVNQHVMLIRLNRERCHPGFLAAWLALPETKAYIESFNAGGSRRAITKGHIESFQVPIPDLSVQQRIAEFSAAINDRIDLLRQTNATLESIAQALFKSWFIDFDPVRAKTEGREPEGMDAATAALFPAEFEESVLGLIPKGWSVQPIGELAEAVGGSTPDTKNAAFWEPALHHWTSPKDLSGATAPVLLDTERKVSKAGLAKISSGLLPVSTLLMSSRAPIGYLSVTRIPVAINQGYIAMLPGGQLPPLYLYFWCQANMDAIKGRANGSTFMEISKKAFRPIPALLPPSKVVEQFVELAKVLFDRLTENERQAYSLANLRDALLPRLISGKLRLPEAQAQLEDALA, encoded by the coding sequence ATGCGGTCTGAATCGGGCGACTCTGGCTCCGGCACACCTACTGCTGCACTAAAGACGCTCGCTACGAAAATTCGCTCTGGAGCTACCCCAAGGGGTGGATCGAGCAGCTACCTCGGCAGGAGGGATAGATACACCCTCGTTCGCAGCCAGAACGTACTGGACCATGCGTTCACCGAGGAAGGACTCGCGAACATTTCGGATTCGCAGGCGTCAGAGCTCGAGGGTGCTGAATTGCAGCCTGACGATGTGCTGCTGAATATCACCGGCGACGGCACTACCTTTGGTCGCTCGTGCTTGGTTCCCACTCGGGTGCTTCCTGCCTGTGTGAATCAGCACGTCATGCTGATTCGACTGAATCGGGAAAGGTGCCATCCGGGCTTTCTCGCAGCTTGGCTGGCTCTTCCCGAAACAAAGGCCTATATCGAATCCTTCAATGCTGGCGGGAGCCGAAGGGCGATCACAAAGGGGCACATAGAGTCCTTCCAAGTGCCGATACCCGACTTGTCAGTGCAGCAGCGCATTGCAGAGTTCTCAGCAGCTATCAACGACCGTATCGACCTCCTGCGCCAAACCAACGCCACCCTCGAATCCATCGCCCAAGCCCTGTTCAAAAGCTGGTTCATCGACTTCGACCCAGTGCGCGCCAAAACCGAAGGCCGCGAACCCGAGGGCATGGATGCAGCCACGGCGGCGCTGTTTCCCGCCGAGTTCGAGGAGTCGGTGCTGGGCTTGATTCCGAAGGGGTGGAGCGTGCAGCCGATTGGCGAACTGGCGGAAGCCGTCGGTGGTTCGACGCCAGACACCAAGAACGCAGCTTTCTGGGAGCCAGCGCTGCATCACTGGACTTCCCCGAAGGACCTGTCCGGAGCGACAGCCCCTGTGCTTCTCGATACTGAGCGAAAAGTCAGCAAAGCCGGACTTGCAAAGATTTCGTCTGGGTTGCTTCCCGTCAGCACCTTGCTCATGTCATCCCGTGCGCCAATCGGCTACTTGAGCGTGACGCGAATACCGGTGGCTATCAATCAAGGCTATATCGCGATGCTGCCGGGTGGTCAACTGCCGCCGCTGTACCTCTACTTCTGGTGTCAGGCCAACATGGACGCCATCAAGGGCCGTGCAAACGGCTCGACGTTCATGGAAATTAGCAAGAAGGCCTTTCGCCCGATACCTGCGCTGCTGCCGCCATCAAAGGTTGTCGAGCAGTTTGTCGAACTGGCGAAAGTGCTGTTCGACCGATTGACGGAGAACGAGCGTCAGGCGTATTCGCTGGCCAACTTACGAGACGCCCTGCTCCCCCGCCTCATCTCCGGCAAGCTCCGCCTGCCCGAAGCCCAAGCCCAACTGGAGGACGCCCTCGCATGA
- a CDS encoding class I SAM-dependent DNA methyltransferase: protein MNQDLKKTLWATADKLRSSMDAAEYKHIVLGLIFLKYISDSFDQRQQELYIAFGNEGDELYLPDPEDRVLAAEERDYYTMANVFWVPGPARWETIRANAKQVDIGTRIDLALEAIEADNPRLKGILDKRFGRAQLEPGKLGELIDLISTIGFASSDAHHAKDLLGEVYEYFLGQFANAEGKKGGQFYTPASVVKVLVEVLAPHKGKVYDPCCGSGGMFVQSEKFIESHGGKFGDISIYGQEANPTTWRLVAMNLAIRGMDFNLGKEPADTFHRDQHPDLRADHVLANPPFNISDWGGDRLLDDKRWAHGTPPTGNANYAWLQHILHHLSARGTAGVVLANGSMSSNQSSEGDIRRAMVEADVVEVMVALPPQLFFNTTIPACLWFLAKDKSKGGRDRRCEMLFIDARKLGRMESRVNRVLDDEDVARIAGTVHRWRQDGEDDSDEAYADVPGFCRAVKQAEIAEHGYVLTPGRYVGAEAADDDDAAFNEKMELLTAQLAEQMVKGAELDALIREKLEEIGYAV from the coding sequence ATGAATCAGGACCTCAAGAAAACTCTCTGGGCCACAGCAGACAAGCTCCGCTCCAGCATGGACGCGGCCGAGTACAAGCACATCGTCCTCGGGCTCATCTTCCTCAAGTACATCTCGGACTCCTTCGACCAGCGCCAACAGGAGCTCTACATCGCCTTCGGGAACGAAGGCGATGAGCTCTACCTGCCCGACCCCGAAGACCGCGTCCTGGCCGCCGAGGAGCGCGACTACTACACGATGGCCAACGTCTTCTGGGTGCCTGGGCCGGCACGCTGGGAAACCATCCGTGCCAACGCCAAGCAGGTGGACATCGGCACCCGCATCGACCTGGCGCTGGAAGCCATCGAGGCCGACAACCCGCGGCTCAAGGGCATCCTGGACAAGCGCTTCGGCCGCGCGCAGCTGGAGCCCGGCAAGCTCGGCGAGCTGATCGACCTCATCTCCACCATCGGCTTCGCCAGCAGCGACGCCCACCACGCCAAGGACCTGCTGGGCGAGGTCTACGAATACTTCCTCGGCCAGTTCGCCAATGCCGAGGGCAAGAAGGGCGGCCAGTTCTACACGCCGGCCAGCGTCGTGAAGGTGCTCGTGGAGGTGTTGGCCCCGCACAAAGGCAAGGTCTACGACCCCTGCTGCGGCTCGGGCGGCATGTTCGTGCAGAGCGAGAAGTTCATCGAAAGCCACGGCGGCAAGTTCGGCGACATCTCCATCTACGGCCAGGAAGCCAACCCCACCACCTGGCGCTTGGTGGCCATGAACCTGGCCATCCGCGGCATGGACTTCAATCTGGGCAAGGAGCCGGCCGACACCTTCCACCGCGACCAGCACCCCGACTTGCGCGCCGACCACGTGCTGGCCAACCCACCGTTCAACATCAGCGACTGGGGCGGCGACCGGCTGCTCGACGACAAACGCTGGGCGCACGGCACGCCGCCCACCGGCAACGCCAACTACGCCTGGCTGCAGCACATCCTGCACCACCTCAGCGCCCGCGGCACCGCCGGTGTAGTGCTGGCAAACGGGTCCATGTCGTCCAACCAAAGCAGCGAGGGTGACATCCGTCGCGCCATGGTCGAGGCCGATGTGGTGGAGGTAATGGTGGCCCTGCCGCCTCAGCTTTTTTTCAACACCACGATCCCTGCCTGCCTGTGGTTCCTGGCCAAGGACAAGAGCAAGGGTGGTCGCGACCGGCGCTGCGAGATGTTGTTCATCGACGCACGCAAGCTGGGGCGCATGGAATCGCGGGTAAACCGCGTACTCGATGACGAGGATGTGGCGCGCATTGCCGGCACCGTGCACCGCTGGCGGCAAGATGGGGAGGACGACTCAGACGAGGCGTATGCCGACGTGCCGGGTTTCTGTCGAGCGGTGAAGCAGGCGGAGATTGCCGAACATGGCTACGTGCTGACGCCAGGGCGCTACGTGGGCGCGGAAGCTGCGGACGACGACGACGCGGCGTTCAACGAGAAGATGGAGTTGCTGACTGCGCAATTGGCCGAGCAAATGGTTAAAGGGGCAGAGCTTGATGCGTTGATTCGCGAGAAGCTCGAGGAGATAGGCTATGCGGTCTGA